In Cicer arietinum cultivar CDC Frontier isolate Library 1 chromosome 7, Cicar.CDCFrontier_v2.0, whole genome shotgun sequence, a single window of DNA contains:
- the LOC101501680 gene encoding high-affinity nitrate transporter 3.1, producing the protein MAAHKLIVASLLLCCLAETCYGKVLFTSLKRTLDVTASPKLGQVLLAGEDKISGTWVLNKTFPAGTDSSYKTIKLKLCYAPISQRDRAWRKTENELSRDKTCPHKMLAMHYDASNKTVHTFEWLIKKDVPQATYFIRAYAVDSNDVQVAYGQTTNTNKSTNLFQINAISGRHITLDICSICFSAFSVLSLLVFFYIEKRKGKTQK; encoded by the exons ATGGCAGCACACAAGCTTATTGTAGCATCACTTCTTCTATGCTGTTTAGCCGAAACTTGTTATGGAAAGGTTCTCTTTACTTCCTTGAAAAGAACCCTTGATGTCACCGCTTCCCCCAAGCTGGGACAAG TTCTACTAGCCGGCGAAGACAAAATCAGTGGGACATGGGTTCTAAACAAGACCTTCCCAGCAGGGACAGACTCTTCCTACAAAACCATAAAGCTAAAGTTATGCTACGCGCCAATAAGCCAACGAGACCGCGCGTGGAGAAAGACAGAAAACGAACTATCTCGTGACAAAACTTGCCCGCACAAAATGCTAGCCATGCACTACGATGCTTCCAACAAAACCGTTCACACCTTCGAGTGGTTGATTAAGAAAGACGTGCCTCAAGCCACGTACTTCATACGCGCCTACGCAGTTGACTCTAATGATGTTCAAGTGGCTTATGGCCAAACCACGAATACCAATAAGAGCACTAACTTGTTTCAGATCAATGCAATTAGTGGACGCCACATCACACTTGATATTTGCTCCATTTGTTTTAGTGCTTTCTCGGTTTTGTCCCTGCTTGTGTTCTTCTATATTGAAAAGAGAAAGGGAAAGACACAAAAGTAG
- the LOC101501046 gene encoding quinolinate synthase, chloroplastic: protein MAATPTSSLFSFSLNPHLAPNHRPFILQPLKPHSPLHKSPKCIHSNSSKRNNPISCNAVTFPHLETSELVIPSKLRHLAKEFRSLPEPVERVKRLMHYAGITPPMDKSSRVDNNRVMGCTARVWVEVKVDGEGKVKFVADSDSEITKGFCACLVWVLDGSEPEEVLKVTTDDLVALNVGLPGTGRSRMNTWHNVLVTMQKKTKQLLAEMEGKLPFEAFPSLIVTADGVFPKGSYAEAQAKYLFPNELKVDELVNVLKEKKIGVVAHFYMDPEVQGILTAAQKQWPHIHISDSLVMADSAVKMVKAGCKFITVLGVDFMSENVRAILDQAGFNEVGVYRMSNERIGCSLADAAATSTYMEYLEPASRSTSLHVIYINTKLETKAYAHELVPTITCTSSNVIQTILQAFAQVPDLSVWYGPDSYMGANIKELFQQMTQMTDEEVNAIHPAHNVDSIRSLLPRLYYYRDGSCIVHHLFGHEVVEKIKEMYCDAFLTAHLEVPGEMFTLAMEAKRRGMGVVGSTQNILDFIKDRVQESLDRNINDHLQFVLGTESGMVTSIVVAVRSLLEPAKSSSEGAKVTVEIVFPVSSDSISTTTPSLHSVQMGDIILPVVPGVASGEGCSIHGGCASCPYMKMNSLSSLLTVCHNLPDKENMLSAYKAEQFNLQTPNGKSVADVGCEPILHMRNFQATKKLPEKLVDQILRPKDSGRSA from the exons ATGGCTGCAACTCCAACATCCTCTCTATTTTCATTCTCACTCAACCCGCACCTTGCTCCAAACCACAGACCCTTCATCCTTCAACCTCTCAAACCCCACTCACCTTTACACAAATCTCCCAAATGCATCCATTCAAACTCTTCCAAACGTAACAACCCTATTTCCTGCAACGCCGTCACTTTTCCCCATTTAGAAACCTCTGAACTCGTCATTCCTTCCAAGCTCCGCCATCTCGCGAAAGAGTTCCGATCGTTACCGGAGCCGGTGGAGCGGGTGAAGCGTCTGATGCACTACGCCGGAATCACACCGCCGATGGACAAGTCATCGCGTGTCGATAATAACCGGGTTATGGGCTGCACTGCTAGGGTGTGGGTGGAGGTGAAGGTCGACGGTGAAGGGAAGGTGAAATTTGTGGCGGATAGTGACTCGGAGATCACGAAAGGGTTTTGCGCGTGTTTGGTTTGGGTTCTTGATGGGTCGGAGCCGGAAGAGGTTTTGAAAGTGACGACCGATGATTTGGTGGCTCTAAATGTTGGGTTGCCGGGGACTGGTCGTTCTAGGATGAACACGTGGCATAATGTTCTTGTAACAATGCAAAAAAAGACCAAACAATTGCTTGCTGAAATGGAAGGGAAGCTTCCGTTTGAAGCTTTTCCTTCGTTAATTGTTACCGCTGATGGTGTTTTTCCTAAGGGTAGTTACGCCGAAGCGCAG GCAAAATACTTGTTCCCTAATGAGTTAAAAGTTGATGAACTAGTCAATGTGCTCAAGGAGAAGAAAATTGGTGTTGTTGCACATTTTTACATGGATCCTGAAGTTCAAGGCATTTTAACCGCTGCTCAGAAGCAATGGCCTCATATCCATATATCCGATTCACTGGTCATGGCAGATTCAGCAGTCAAAATGGTGAAAGCTGGATGCAAATTCATAACAGTGTTAGGTGTGGACTTTATGTCGGAAAATGTGCGCGCCATCCTTGATCAAGCTGGTTTTAATGAG GTTGGTGTGTATCGGATGTCAAATGAGCGTATCGGCTGTTCTCTGGCTGATGCTGCAGCTACCTCTACTTATATGGAGTATCTTGAACCAGCTTCTAGGTCAACTTCTTTGCATGTCATATACATTAACACTAAGTTAGAGACAAAGGCATATGCTCATGAGCTTGTGCCAACAATAACCTGTACTTCATCAAATGTTATCCAGACCATTCTACAG GCATTTGCTCAAGTGCCAGACTTGAGCGTATGGTATGGGCCTGATTCTTACATGGGTGCAAATATCAAGGAATTGTTCCAACAGATGACACAAATGACTGATGAAGAGGTTAATGCAATTCATCCGGCGCATAATGTAGACTCTATAAGATCATTACTACCGCGACTTTACTATTATCGG GATGGATCATGCATTGTTCATCATCTATTTGGCCATGAAGTTGTGGAGAAGATAAAAGAAATGTATTGTGATGCATTTCTTACTGCTCATCTTGAGGTACCTGGAGAGATGTTTACATTGGCAATGGAAGCAAAAAGAAGGGGAATGGGGGTAGTAGGCTCCACCCAGAATATTTTGGATTTCATAAAAGACAGGGTTCAGGAATCTTTGGATAGAAACATCAATGATCATCTCCAATTTGTTTTAGGAACAGAATCAGGGATGGTGACTTCAATTGTGGTGGCGGTTCGAAGTTTATTAGAGCCTGCAAAGTCCTCTTCTGAAGGAGCTAAAGTTACAGTTGAAATAGTCTTTCCAGTTTCATCAGACTCAATCTCGACAACAACCCCGAGTCTCCACTCAGTTCAAATGGGTGATATCATACTTCCTGTTGTACCAGGAGTAGCTAGTGGAGAGGGTTGTTCCATTCACGGTGGTTGTGCGTCTTGTCCATACATGAAG ATGAATTCTCTTAGCTCACTCCTGACAGTTTGCCATAACCTACCtgacaaagaaaatatgttgtcTGCATACAAAGCCGAGCAATTTAACTTGCAGACTCCAAATGGAAAATCAGTGGCAGATGTTGGATGTGAACCAATTTTGCATATGAGGAACTTCCAG GCTACTAAAAAGCTTCCGGAGAAGCTAGTTGATCAGATTCTTCGTCCAAAAGACAGTGGAAGGTCGGCATGA
- the LOC101501360 gene encoding manganese-dependent ADP-ribose/CDP-alcohol diphosphatase-like: MGSENVLENAHDKQPLFSFGLISDVQYSDIPDGRSFLGVPRYYRHSILVLQRAVQNWNNHQKHKFVINFGDIVDGFCQKDKSFNTVKKVVDEFEKFNGKVYHLIGNHCLYNLPRSKLLPLLKIHSLEGHAYYDFSPVPKYRFVVLDGYDISAIGWPQDHPRTLEAMKFLKEKNPNEDKNSPFGLIGLERRFLMFNGGVGKEQMEWLNNVLKEATKLKQNVVVSCHLSLYPGASSKEALLWNYDEVMNLIHKYNCVKVCFSGHDHKGGYSIDSHGIHHRVLEAALECPPGTDAFGYVEAYDDRISLYGTDRMKSTDMYFDPKVKGICNH, from the coding sequence ATGGGTTCTGAAAATGTGCTAGAAAATGCACATGATAAACAACCTCTATTTTCATTTGGATTAATATCTGATGTGCAGTATAGTGATATTCCTGATGGACGTTCATTCCTTGGTGTTCCTCGTTACTATAGGCATAGCATTCTTGTGTTACAAAGAGCAGTTCAAAATTGGAATAATCATCAAAAACATAAGTTTGTGATCAATTTTGGTGATATTGTTGATGGGTTTTGTCAGAAAGACAAGTCTTTTAACACAGTAAAGAAAGTTGtggatgaatttgaaaaatTCAATGGAAAAGTATATCATTTAATTGGCAATCATTGTTTATACAATCTTCCTCGCAGCAAGTTACTTCCTTTGTTGAAGATTCATAGTCTTGAAGGCCATGCTTACTATGATTTTTCGCCCGTGCCCAAATATAGATTCGTAGTTCTTGATGGTTATGATATAAGTGCAATTGGTTGGCCTCAAGATCATCCAAGAACATTGGAAGCTATGAAGTTTCTTAAGGAGAAGAATCCAAATGAAGATAAGAATAGTCCATTTGGTTTAATTGGACTTGAAAGAAGGTTTCTTATGTTCAATGGAGGTGTTGGGAAGGAACAAATGGAATGGTTGAATAATGTTCTTAAGGAAGCAACAAAATTGAAACAGAATGTAGTGGTTTCTTGTCATTTGTCTCTATATCCTGGTGCATCATCCAAGGAAGCATTGTTGTGGAATTATGATGAAGTGATGAATTTGatacataaatataattgtGTGAAGGTTTGTTTTTCTGGACATGATCACAAAGGTGGATACTCCATTGATTCACATGGTATACACCATAGAGTTCTTGAAGCTGCTTTGGAGTGTCCTCCTGGAACAGATGCATTTGGATATGTTGAGGCTTATGATGACAGAATATCACTTTATGGTACGGACAGAATGAAGAGTACAGACATGTATTTTGATCCTAAAGTAAAGGGTATTTGTAATCATTag
- the LOC101500736 gene encoding phenylacetaldehyde oxime monooxygenase CYP71AN24-like — protein sequence MAVKNCPDEQITIVFSSPFFLFILFLVSVLIVFKLTIKKAKSKTNLNQLPSPPKLPIIGNLHQLGTLPHRSLRDLSLKYGNMMLLQLGQIQNPTLVISSSDIAMEIMKTHDLAFSNRPQNIASKILLYGCTDVGFGLYGEIWKQKRKICVNELLSMKNVQSFRLIREEEVEELVKKLSEASLNDACVNLSEILMLTSNNVVCKCAFGRKYDESSDGKVKELARKVMIYLSAFVVGDYFPLFGWVDVLSGKIGEFKDTLRALDVLFDKLIEEHLEMKKMENGQLMKKEFVDILLQIQEDGMLNFELSKNDIKALLTDMFVGGTDTTSTALEWTISELMRHPSIMKKAQEEVRRVVGHKSKVEENDINQMQYLKCIIKESLRLHPPTPLMAPRETMSNVKLNGYDIPEKTMVYINVWAIQRDPKNWENPEEFIPERFEHSPIDFKGQNFQFLPFGFGRRGCPGMNFGIALVEYVLANLLYWFDWKLPETDLGTQDLDMSEVFGLVVSRKKPLHIKPILHFRL from the exons ATGGCTGTCAAAAATTGTCCCGATGAACAAATCACAATAGTTTTTTCTTCTcccttctttttatttattttatttcttgtaaGTGTGTTGATTGTGTTCAAGCTTACAATTAAAAAAGCCAAATCCAAAACTAATCTAAATCAACTTCCATCACCACCAAAACTACCTATAATCGGTAATCTTCATCAACTAGGCACACTTCCACATCGTTCTCTTCGAGATCTATCACTCAAATATGGAAACATGATGTTGTTACAATTAGGACAAATACAAAATCCAACTCTAGTAATTTCATCATCAGATATAGCTATGGAAATCATGAAAACTCATGATCTAGCTTTTTCAAACCGACCCCAAAATATTGCTTCAAAAATCTTATTGTACGGATGTACGGACGTTGGTTTTGGACTTTATGGAGAAATTTGGaaacaaaagagaaaaatatgtgTTAATGAACTTTTGAGCATGAAAAATGTGCAATCATTTCGACTCATTAGAGAAGAAGAAGTTGAAGAATTGGTGAAGAAGCTAAGTGAAGCTAGCTTAAATGATGCATGTGTGAATCTAAGTGAGATTCTTATGTTAACATCTAATAATGTTGTTTGTAAATGTGCATTTGGAAGGAAATATGATGAAAGTAGTGATGGTAAGGTGAAAGAGTTAGCAAGGAAGGTTATGATCTATCTTTCGGCTTTTGTTGTTGGAGATTATTTTCCTTTGTTTGGTTGGGTTGATGTTCTTAGTGGAAAAATTGGGGAGTTTAAGGACACTCTTCGAGCGTTGGATGTTCTGTTTGATAAATTGATTGAAGAGCATTTGGaaatgaagaagatggaaaatggTCAACTCATGAAGAAAGAGTTTGTGGATATTCTCCTTCAAATTCAAGAGGATGGCATGCTTAATTTTGAGCtctccaaaaatgatatcaaagCACTTTTAACg GACATGTTTGTGGGAGGAACTGACACAACTTCAACAGCATTAGAATGGACAATTTCAGAGCTCATGAGACATCCATCCATAATGAAGAAAGCACAAGAAGAAGTAAGAAGAGTTGTAGGTCATAAATCCaaagttgaagaaaatgacataaatcaAATGCAATATTTAAAGTGTATAATAAAAGAATCTCTAAGGTTACATCCACCTACTCCTCTCATGGCTCCTCGAGAAACAATGTCTAATGTAAAATTAAATGGGTATGATATTCCTGAAAAAACAATGGTATATATAAATGTGTGGGCAATACAAAGAGACCCTAAAAATTGGGAAAACCCCGAAGAGTTCATTCCAGAGAGATTTGAACATAGTCCAATTGATTTTAAAGgccaaaattttcaatttttaccaTTTGGTTTTGGGAGAAGGGGATGTCCTGGAATGAATTTTGGAATAGCTCTTGTTGAATATGTGTTAGCTAATCTTCTTTATTGGTTTGATTGGAAGTTACCTGAAACTGATTTAGGCACGCAAGATTTAGATATGAGTGAGGTTTTCGGACTTGTTGTGTCAAGGAAAAAACCACTTCATATTAAACCAATTCTACATTTTCGTCTCTAA